The Choloepus didactylus isolate mChoDid1 chromosome 7, mChoDid1.pri, whole genome shotgun sequence genome segment gctcgggctcaggtcttggaaggaggcaagagtatccagtttccctgagggtgtcttagaagattgctacaccctgtgaggcctcaagtcactgtgcttttctgcccagcaggtggtgcctgtcagcctgtagctccagactagtgtaaggaggtgtggcctgtggctgttttcccccaggctctggggtctagttctgaatggaaggcgggtagtagagcttggcaccaccttcttccccttagggaagatacaccccctagggagagatcattagcatttgaatagtctttctgcctgtgctatctctacccttgtctggtcagagcactgggaactgaaaatgactgaggctttctccactgagctgaaaaagggacagaaagccccctttcagggccagtctgcagctcCCCTCAGTTTCATCCATAGGCCAGAGATAGTACCAgatcctctgggcttcccctccctcccagagaggtcctccagctctccaagatcagtcatcaccaaaagcctctgtgtgcttgttggggattcatagcttgtattgagcagtccacgtttgttaattaaaactccagttggagctgggctgaggtacatttgcttgttcagagagtgctgctctctgtcacagcaaggctttgcagttcaggctgtggggggaggggctcccagcttgggtccatagtttttacttacagattttatgctgtgatattGGGCATCCCtccaaattcaggttggtgtatgaagagtggatggtcacgtttgtccccccacagttattctagattatttactagttgttcctggttgtttattagttgttgcaGGGGActactagcttccactcctctccatgccaccatcttcttcctcctacAACTAACTTTTAAAGATCACTAAAACAATTTCTAATAATGATACCAATCAAGAGTGGTAGGTTCTCTGCCTGATAcacacaaatgaccaattcctgagatactgcggtttcaaagagagaaagaatttattgctaggcacaaagcaggagagccAATGACCtgttggcctaaaaatctgtctctctgaactgcagtaattctgatccattcatagtatcaaaagatgggcaggttttaggataatggagcacaatggctccagatggcataattagagatgatctaattttTTGAGCATGGCccgattgattacatgcttagccaCAGAAtgcatgtaagaaaatggcagccttaatatgacagacatgatttttagtattataatgaggtataggtcacttataggtaaAAGTTTAAGCtgcgaatactgaatctttatataaataaatacatagtttttctttttttaagatgctagggtattagaatagctagaatgaaataactgaaattcttcaaaattacctatataactacttgttaaatcatacttttaaagttatcacctttctgtatatacattatatatcacaataaggaaataactgaaattgtggaactgtaacatataacattctttgaaatttgctgtctaactacttgttaaatcataatttgaaagttatcactgtcctgtatatatgttaaatttcacaataaaaaatgtatttaaaaaaatgtttaagctACTGTACCTTTCAGGTGGGCTCATTTTGCTTAGATCCAGCTctatcaagatagctttggaattggggtgggttagttctgggttgACTCAAAGCCCTTCATGAATAAACGTTagaggctgtctttagtgatcctAAGACTCTACGTTGAAAAACAAGATAACAGGGTTTAAGTGAGGTTCAGTCacaggtttttataatcacaaggtAAAGGCTCAATTGTTATACAATCAGTtgcaaagatcaaggcagctggattacagttcaataacttcaggtatttccctatgGCTATTCTAATATTATAgaacttaaaaagaaatatctatataatgattcaataatcataataatttcttaaatcctaacttctcggttacaataacaataaaattggTGCGGATTGTGGGTAACTTTTTCAGGAAAGGACATTTAAATCACAGGAGAGCGAGTCCCCCTCAAAACCCACCCGGTCCAAAAGCCGGTACAGACATCTCCCACCTCTTCGCTCCCTTCCAGGCTCTCCATCCCCACTGGGCTAGGTGGGGACCGTGGAGTGGAAATTGTGGGGTGGCCTGGGCCAGGCACTGAGCGAAGCGCCTGCTGAGGGCTCAGgttctgggtgggtgggtgtgacATACCACTGGCCGCTCCGGAGCCGGGCCTTCGCCCTTAGGATCAACAGAAACACCGGAAGCAAGGGCGAACAGCTGGACAGAGCCCTGAATTCAGCGGTGAGGAGAAGCTCACTCACAGGGCTTCCCGGTGGCGGCAAGGGCAGCGGGAAAGCAGCAGCACGGGAATTCCCCATCAGCAAATTCCGTCTGCAGTTTCCTTGTCCGCCGACGGAGCGAATACTGTTTGAGCTGCAGGGGTCCAGTATCCAGGTCTCCACTACTGCACTCCTGCGAGCGCGGCTCTGGACTCGCCCTGCCGGGCCGGGTCCACGCTTCGCAGTCGGACTCTGGGGGACCAACGCGCAGATCGATCCGCGACGAAGTCCTCAGCCTGCACCCTCGAGGCCAGTCGCAACAGTGCCTGGAGACCCAGCGCCCTCTCGATCCCAGCTCTGTGCGACTCTGTGAGACAGCAGGGTTCCGGACTGTCTCTCCCCACGCGGAGCAAGAGGCCGGGTGTCTTCTCTCCGGCCCCTCTTCAGGAGTCGCGCTCTGCAGTTCTCTGCGGAGAGAGTAGAGGCGCGAGCTCGGATAAGCTGCCCCGGCTGCCAAGACTCTGCGTGTTCCCCAGTTCCCGCAGGGCACTGGCCTGGCGGGTGCCGGGCCCTGCGGCCTGGAAGGTACGGAGCGTCCCTCGCGCCGGGATCCCAACGGTCACCAGAATACTGCGCGCTGTGCCTCAAACCTTGCAAGTAGGAAACCTCAGAAGCCAAACCCTCCTCGAAGTCACCGACCTCTCCCTACGCTCCTCATGGGCAGTTACCTGGACAAGGCCGGACATCCACAGTCGTCTCCAGCCCAAGCGCACACAGATGTGCCCGAAAGGCCTGTGAACCGCCAGCGCGCTCAGCCCCTTCACCAGGTCTACCGGGTTCAGCACGTCCACCGCGCCCACCCGGCCCCGAGGCACAGGCCTGTGAGGAGGCCGGCAAACTGGGATCCTGCGATTCCCAACGCGTGGGTGGTCAACGAGGCTTGGAGGCGCTTTCCCATGAAGCCTCCCCAGAATTCCATAATGGGACCTCTTCCCTCAGACTGGTGGGAAAGTTACCTCAAGCAGAGTATTTGGTCTCTTCGGCATCCCAGGGTAATATGGAGCCCAGTGACAATCAAGATCACTCCCCCTGAACCGAGAGGGTACTCCGCCACTTCCCGGGCACAGGCAATCAACTCTGCAGGGTCCTCACCTTCTGAGGAGCCTCCAGATCCGTGTGCAAAAGAGACAGTGCTGAGGGCCCTAAGAGAATACAGGAAAAGAGTGAGGTTGGAAGAACCAATATTCCCTGAGAACTTGGACAGTAAGAGAAGGAGTCTGGAGATCAGACCATCTGCATTTAAGCCCTTGATGAAAAATGGGGtcttctcttcttttgtgcccAGGCCTGGGCCTCTTAAGAGAAGCCTCCACTCCTGGAGCACAGATCACAGCTTGAATAAGAGATCCAGTTGCTCCTTCATGAGCTCCTTGACCAGCTTACACACAGGTGGCCCACTCAGCTCCAAAAGAAATGCTGTTACAAGCTCCTACAGCTCTTCTAGAGATTTCTCAGAGCCATGGAAGAGAAGGGGTCTCAGTGCATCACTCCAGACACCAGAGTGGCcagtaaaaaagaaaggaaaagttcaTCAGTCTAACTTGCCAGATACCCTGGTGTCAGACAAGGAGTCCCCAGGAGCATCTGGCAGTTCTAAGCAACAAAATGAGAAGATTCCACTGCTGCTGTCTAGCCCCAGGAACCTGCTGGTGGTGACCTCACTTCCCCAGCTTGGTTGTACAGACCTTGCTGAGGATCTGGCCTTGGGAAAGAAAGCTGGGCTCCAATGCAGCAACAAAGCCAGGGAGGATAAGACAGAAGCCACCATAGACTCTGTCACTGAGACTCAGCCTGATATTCAGCCTTCCCTTTCTTTCACCCTCTCTTCCGCAGGAACAGTTCCAACCCATGGCACAAAACCTCAGTTGGAAAGCTTTAAAAAACTGCAGAAGTCTCTAAGTCCACTGGCTTTCCCACAATCTACTGGAGAAGCAACAAATGTGGTCCATTCATCTCTGAAGACACCCAGCCTGCAGGCACCActtgcatccccacagtcagAGCCCCTTCCAGGCATCTCTTCAGATTCAAAGCCCACAACTACTTTCATCCTTTTGACCTCAGCTTCTCCCACATCACGGGTCACCGATGCTACCAGGCTACCTTTGACCTCGCAGACTGACAGGTCTGCCATGCCCCCCACTCTTCCTGCCATTACCCCTGCAGCAACCCCCATGCCAAGTACTTTGTCTGGAATGATGAGTAGCTCACCTCCTGTTACAACTTCTGCTCCCCCAATGCTGAAACCCATTTTTGGGCTGCCACCCAATACTGAGATTGGAGCCTCCTTATATTCCAGAATTTCAATCATGGCTACAGCATCTTTCAGCTCTTCCCTCACCACAACTCCAGGCACCTTAACTCCCACCTTCAAGCCTGTCTTTGGCAGCATAGAACAATTTAAAACTATGCCCATGttatctccttcctcttccaagcATACTTCTCCTCCTGCTACTCCTTTTTCTACCCATCTCTTCCATGGCCTGGTCAAGGCCACCTCTATAGTCACATCCACCATCCCAGCCAGCATATCCAAAGGCTATTCTTCCAAGCCACCTTCAGATTTTGGTGTAGTGAATGTTACTAGCACCATAGGCAACACTTACTCCATCCCTTCCACTTGCCACACTTTCCTTCTTGGGGCTGCCTGTGCTCTTAGGGCCAGCTTCTCTCCAGCCACAGGTTTCATTTTCCCACCACACCAACGACCTACCATCCCTGTTGTACACACAGTCACCATCTTTAACAAGGTTCTTCCCAGTGCTGTCCAGATATCCCCTAGCAGTAGCACTGCCAATTTCAGAGTTACGAGTGACCCTCTGTCAGCCTCAGCTCTACTAACCACAAACCAGCCTTCACTGTTATCCAGTGGCTCCACTCTAACTCCAGCATTCGCAGTTCCCTCTGGGTCAAGCTCAGATCCACCTTTCTCACTATCCTCAGGAGCCACGCCTGCATTTGGAGCCATAGATAGGCAGAAGCAAGGGGCCTCCCAGCCATTCCTTATCCCAAGCTTCAGTAACTCTTTCCTTTGCGGAAATTCAACAGTGACAT includes the following:
- the POM121L2 gene encoding POM121-like protein 2, coding for MGSYLDKAGHPQSSPAQAHTDVPERPVNRQRAQPLHQVYRVQHVHRAHPAPRHRPVRRPANWDPAIPNAWVVNEAWRRFPMKPPQNSIMGPLPSDWWESYLKQSIWSLRHPRVIWSPVTIKITPPEPRGYSATSRAQAINSAGSSPSEEPPDPCAKETVLRALREYRKRVRLEEPIFPENLDSKRRSLEIRPSAFKPLMKNGVFSSFVPRPGPLKRSLHSWSTDHSLNKRSSCSFMSSLTSLHTGGPLSSKRNAVTSSYSSSRDFSEPWKRRGLSASLQTPEWPVKKKGKVHQSNLPDTLVSDKESPGASGSSKQQNEKIPLLLSSPRNLLVVTSLPQLGCTDLAEDLALGKKAGLQCSNKAREDKTEATIDSVTETQPDIQPSLSFTLSSAGTVPTHGTKPQLESFKKLQKSLSPLAFPQSTGEATNVVHSSLKTPSLQAPLASPQSEPLPGISSDSKPTTTFILLTSASPTSRVTDATRLPLTSQTDRSAMPPTLPAITPAATPMPSTLSGMMSSSPPVTTSAPPMLKPIFGLPPNTEIGASLYSRISIMATASFSSSLTTTPGTLTPTFKPVFGSIEQFKTMPMLSPSSSKHTSPPATPFSTHLFHGLVKATSIVTSTIPASISKGYSSKPPSDFGVVNVTSTIGNTYSIPSTCHTFLLGAACALRASFSPATGFIFPPHQRPTIPVVHTVTIFNKVLPSAVQISPSSSTANFRVTSDPLSASALLTTNQPSLLSSGSTLTPAFAVPSGSSSDPPFSLSSGATPAFGAIDRQKQGASQPFLIPSFSNSFLCGNSTVTSLTPTLTPTWPAFSSTTESSSGGLTTSASTFHTPASTQLAFGSTPANFPFGQTIPGFGVVTQTHQSGACGSVFGITAPRPFAFGGLVTPMDCGESGISAIAPDIRSTSGTISIGGVLSGTTNTVTPFGKSWSQNTQGLPSQSMPFTLGGSSTSARKTMFRDPSMVPFAQSTPVRGPVRGSSNLGFGMPSPHAQGSVGRGLFRTSAPSFSIGAKSKTPRNREQGHFRRHHTHKK